In Megalopta genalis isolate 19385.01 unplaced genomic scaffold, iyMegGena1_principal scaffold0050, whole genome shotgun sequence, one DNA window encodes the following:
- the LOC117226727 gene encoding ribosomal RNA processing protein 36 homolog — MRDEEDVLLDEDKDQNDIRALLSQMSFENLQKLKEKLGTKVYNEVLFGPKRVDPKRVRNIEFERRNKDMPQEMSSKKPVPRLRVIARVKKNIPRDPRFDSLCGTYDSKFFKTCYGFINDVKQNDIKELKKELEQTDDPEIIKKIKYLIQRLENQLREGTRQNKREQKVYQEKKKVVESIKKGEKPTFKKKSEVKMLDLISQYEELKKSGKLKKHIQRLRKKNLRRDGEKLASSDME, encoded by the exons ATGAGAGACGAAGAAGATGTTCTTCTTGATGAAGACAAGGATCAG AATGATATCAGAGCTCTACTGTCACAGATGAGCTTTGAGAATTTACAGAAGCttaaagaaaaattagggacaAAAGTTTACAATGAAGTCTTGTTTGGCCCAAAAAGGGTTGACCCAAAAAGGGTTCGTAACATTGAATTCGAACGAAGAAACAAAGACATGCCACAAGAAATGTCTTCAAAAAAACCTGTTCCACGATTAAGGGTTATTGCACGTGTAAAGAAAAATATACCTAGGGATCCTAGATTCGACAGCCTGTGTGGTACATACGACTCAAAGTTTTTTAAAACATGTTATGGATTCATCAACGATGTGAAACAGAACGATATAAAGGAATTAAAAAAGGAATTAGAGCAGACCGATGAtccagaaataataaaaaagattAAGTATCTGATTCAAAGATTAGAAAATCAGTTACGCGAAGGGACCAGACAGAATAAAAGAGAGCAGAAAGTATatcaagaaaagaaaaaagttgtGGAATCTATTAAGAAGGGAGAAAAACCTACCTTCAAGAAGAAAT CTGAAGTGAAAATGTTGGATTTGATTTCTCAATACGAGGAATTGAAAAAGTCAGGTAAGCTAAAGAAACATATTCAACGATTACGGAAGAAGAATCTGCGCAGAGATGGAGAAAAACTGGCATCATCGGATATGGAATGA